From the Callithrix jacchus isolate 240 chromosome 22, calJac240_pri, whole genome shotgun sequence genome, the window CTTGGACCTGGCCATGGCTCAGCACCCTGTCCTGACCCTGCTCCTCAGCCAGGCCAGGGGCCCTGGTACTCTGGGGCCGAAGGCTGCTGGCCCAGCAGGCaggctgggaagtggaggcacaGGAGGAGTCTGGGCTCAGCCACACCGATGCTACCTGGGGTCCCAAATACCGAAGCTGGTGGGGGTCCTGCCCTAGGGAGGCAGCACTGGGTCCGGCCACAGGCCCTGTTGTGTCCAGAAGATTCTGGAGCCCGAAGGCAGGATCACACAGAGCCCTGTGTGGGTGCCTCAAGAAGGAGGGCGGAAGGGGACGGGGTTCACAGTCCCTGCTGGGAAGGTGCCTTCCTGTTCACAGCTGCTCCAAACGTGGTCTCAGGGCCTGCCTTAGGGGTGTGGGCAATACCAGGAGCGCGGGGGTCTGGCTCAGAGGGTGCCAGGGCCTGGGCATCCATTCAGCTGGTGTGTTGCCTGCTCCCCAGTATTCTCTCAGCACCAAGCGCTCAAGCCCCGATGACGGCAATGATGTGTCGCCGTACTCCTTGTCTCCTGTCAGCAACAAGAGGTGGGTGCAGGGCTCCTCAGCACCGAGAGTCCCTGTGGGGCCTGGTGGGCGGGGCTGAAAGGGGCTTCCccagggcatggtggcctggAGCTGTGACTGTGCCCTCCCCCAGGGTCCTGAGAGTGCAGGGGGCCCAGCCCCCCATTAGCCATAGTCAGTAACAGAAGTGTACGCTAGGCCAGAGCGGCCCAGAGACCCCCTCACCGAGAACACACCGTGGCTGGCAGTGTTGGCCTCAGACGGGTCAGGGCAGTCAGGaagggctgcctggaggaggtaTGGGCAGCAGAGCCAGCACAGCTATGGGAGGGAGCCCAGGAGAGCCAGAGACCTGAGGGTGAAGGGCTGTGGGGCCATCCCCAGGTTTAGGGTCACACGGTGGCGGCAGGGATTGGAGGGGCTGGACCAGGCTGGTGGGGCCGGCAGGGGAGTAGAGACTTTCTGTGCGTTCGCAAGAAGTGACCCACGTGCAGTGGCTGACGGATGCCACGGGGCCACCTCTGCAGCCAGAAGCTGCTCCGGTCTCCACGGAAACCCACGCGCAAGATCTCCAAGATCCCCTTCAAGGTGCTGGACGCGCCCGAGCTGCAGGACGACTTCTACCTGAACCTGGTGGACTGGTCGTCCCTCAATGTGCTCAGCGTGGGGCTGGGGACCTGCGTGTACCTGTGGAGCGCCTGCACCAGCCAGGTGGGTGCCGCGTCCCGGGTGCATGTGCGCAGCGGTCTCCCCAGCTCCCAGTGGCCCTCATTATACCAACTAGGATCTGGGGAGCGTCCGTACGAGCCAGGCACCCACTATAGCCCTCCCAGCCACAGCACTCCCAGGCACGGCCCTCCCAGCCATCTCAGCCACTGGCCCCCCAGCCCTTGCAGCCACTGCCCTCACAGCTATAGCGGTCCGAGCCCTCCAGGCCTTCTTGGCCATGTCGTTCGCATTCCTCTCTGCCATGGCCCTCCCACCCAAGGCCCTCCTAGCCACAGCTCTTCCCTCCAGTGGTGGCATGTGCAGCCGCATGGGGTCCCCACTGGAGCGGCACTCTCCTTACTGCACCCCTCTGGGTCCTGTCCTCAACATTTTGGTGTCCCCTCTTGGCAGCAGGAGCCCCACAGCACTGGGCATCTTCCTCCCATCTTAAGCTTGTCCCATGCAGTCCTGTGTCCCCTGCACCTGTGCCTTTTTTCCACACCCAGCTTGAGCCTGGAGGGTCCCAGCAGTGACCAACCCAGGGATCCCCTGGCTTGGAGTGATGAGTGAGTGGGTGGAGAGTGGAGGAGAGAGTGGAGgggagagcggaggggagagcggaggggagagcggaggggagagcggaggggagagcggaggggagagcggaggggagagcggaggggagagtgGTTGGAGAGCGGATGGAGAGCGGAgggagagcggaggggagagtggatggagagtggatggagagtggatggagagtggatggagagtggatggagagtggatggagagtggaggggagagtggatggagagtggatggagagcggaggggagagtggatggagagtggatggagagcggatggagagcggaggggagagcggaggggagagtggatggagagtggatggagagcggaTGGAGAGCGGATGGAGAGCGgatggagagtggatggagagtggaggggagagtggatggagagtggatggagagtggatggagagcggaggggagagtggatggagagcggaggggagagtggatggagagtggatggagagcggatggagagcggaggggagagcggaggggagagtggatggagagtggatggagagcggatggagagcggaggggagagtggatggagagtggaggagagtggatggagagcggaggggggagagtggatggagagtggatggagagcggaggggagagtggatggagagtggatggagagtggaggggagagtggatggagagtggatggagagtggatggagagcggaggggagagtggatggagagcggaggggagagtggatggagagtggatggagagtggaggggagagtggatggagagtggatggagagtggaGGGGATAGTGgatggagagtggatggagagtggatggagagcggaggggagagtggatggagagcggaggggagagtggatggagagtggaggggagagtggatggagagcggaggggagagtggatggagagcggaggggagagtggatggagagtggatggagagtggaggggagagtggatggagagtggaggggagagtggatggagagcggaggggagagtggatggagagcggaggggagagtggatggagagtggatggagagtggatggagagtggatggagagcggaggggagagtggatggagagtggatggagagtggatggagagtggatggagagtggatggagagcggaggggagagtggatggagagcggaggggagagtggatggagagcggaggggagagtggatggagagtggatggagagtggatggagagcggaggggagagcggaggggagagtggatggagagcggaggggagagtggatggagagcggaggggagagtggatggagagcggaggggagagtggatggagagtggatggagagtggaggggagagtggaggggagagtggatggagagtggaggggagagtggatggagagcggaggggagagtggatggagagtggatggagagtggatggagagtggatggagagcggaggggagagtggatggagagcggaggggagagtggaggggagagtggatggagagtggatggagagtggaggggagagcggaggggagagtggatggagagcggaggggagagtggatggagagcggaggggagagtggatggagagcggaggggagagtggatggagagcggaggggagagtggatggagagcggaggggagagtggatggagagcggaggggagagtggatggagagcggaggggagagtgGCTGGAGCGTGgatggagagtggatggagagtggatggagagcggaggggagagcggaggggagagtgGCTGGAGCGTGGATGGAGAGCGGATGGAGAGTGGAGGGGAGAGCGGATGGAGAGTGGAGgggagagcggaggggagagtggatggagagtggatggagagcggaggggagagtggatggagagcggaggggagagtggatggagagcggaggggagagcggaggggagagtggatggagagcggaTGGAGAGCGGATGGAGAGCGGATGGAGAGCGGATGGAGCGTGGATGGAGAGCGgatggagagcggaggggagagcggatggagagcggaggggagagcggatggagagcggaggggagagcggatggagagcggaggggagagcGGATGGAGAGCGGATGGAGAGCGgatggagagcggaggggagagcggatggagagcggaggggagagcggaggggagagcggaggggagagcGGATGGAGAGCGGATGGAGAGCGGATGGAGAGCGGATGGAGAGCGGATGGAGAGCGGATGGAGAGCGGATGGAGAGCGGATGGAGAGCGgatggagagcggaggggagagcggaggggagagcGGATGGAGAGCGGATGGAGAGCGGATGGAGAGCGGATGGAGAGCGGATGGAGAGCGgatggagagcggaggggagagcggaggggagagcGGATGGAGAGCGGATGGAGAGCGGATGGAGAGCGGAGGagagagtggatggagagcggaggggagagtggatggagagcggaggggagagtggatggagagcggaggggagagtggatggagagcggaggggagagtggatggagagcggaggggagagtggatggagagcggaggggagagtggatggagagcggaggggagagtggatggagagcggaggggagagtggatggagagcggaggggagagtggatggagagcggaggggagagtggatggagagcggaggggagagtggatggagagcggaggggagagtggatggagagcggaggggagagtgGCTGGAGCGTGgatggagagtggatggagagtggatggagagcggatggagagtggatggagagcggaggggagagcggaggggagagcggaggggagagtggatggagagcggaggggagagtggatggagagcggaggggagagtggatggagagtggatggagagtggatggagagcggaggggagagcggaggggagagcggaggggagagtggatggagagcggaggggagagtggatggagagcggaggggagagtggatggagagcggaggggagagtggatggagagcggaggggagagtggatggagagcggaggggagagtggatggagagcggaggggagagtgGCTGGAGCGTGgatggagagtggatggagagtggatggagagcggaTGGAGAGCGgatggagagtggatggagagcggaggggagaTGGTTGCGTTTATAGACTGGTGCTTTATGACCAGTGGTAAAGCTCACGTAGACACATTGACCTGTACCCTCAGGTGACGCGGCTCTGTGACCTCTCGGTAGAAGGGGACTCAGTGACCTCCGTGGGCTGGTCTGAACGGGTGAGTGTAGAGGGTCTTTCCCCACCCTGGGAGGTCTGTTGGGGACCTTGACGGTGTTTGTATGTTGCAGACCCAGAGGGGCCAGTCTCTGCCCAAGCATAGTTCTGTGtcccccactgtccctggccttggtgtggtggtggtagAGGGAGTAACAAGAGCAAGCAGGGACCCGGCAGCCCCCGAGAAAGGATGGCAGCACCAGTGGGGAAACAACACCCCAGTCCTCCGTGGGCCTGTCCCGTCTGGGACTCGCTCCCCTGGCGCTGCAGTTTGTACTCAGCGTCGAGTGGGCTTGAATTCTGTTTGAGATGATGATGAAAACATCGCGGCAACGACTTTGAAGTGTGTCACGGGGAGGGTGTCTGCTCTGCCCAGAGCTGCCCAGGGCTGGTCCTAGCGGTGGAGGGCCACGTACCCCGAGTCTGTTGGCTGGACTCTGACAAACCCTGGTGCTGCGTGTGCGGGGCATGCCCGCCACCCCGGAATGTGCTGATGGGGTGGAAGCTTCATCAAAGGGACAGGCATTCAGAGGTTTTTAGGGAAACCATCCAGACCCTGGTGAGCAGAGCCCAGGGTGACCAGGTCCAGGCTGGACAGAGTCCTTGGGCCAGACCTGACACGGGCACTCGGGCCATGCCTTCTGTCCTAGGGGAACCTCGTGGCGGTGGGCACGCACAAGGGCTTCGTGCAGATCTGGGACGCAGCCGCAGGGAAGAAGTTGTCCATGTTGGAGGGCCACACGGCACGCGTCGGTGAGGAGCCTGGGTCCTGTGGTGGGTTAGCTCCCCGAGGCCAGGAGAGGCTCACCCCTGCTTCCACCTGGCCTCCAGGGGCACTGGCCTGGAACGCTGACCAGCTGTCATCTGGTAGCCGGGACCGCATGATCCTGCAGAGGGACATCCGCACTCCCCCGCTGCAGTCAGAGCGGCGGCTGCAGGGCCACCGGCAGGAGGTGTGCGGGCTCAAGTGGTCCACGGACCACCAGCTTCTCGCCTCCGGGGGCAACGACAACAAGGTATGCACACCTAGAGCCTGGCTTCTCCCAGAAGCTGCAGCCCTCACGCTGGCAGTGACGGCGGAGCCTCGGCTGGGGACAGGGGTGGGGCCCACTCCACAGCCTTCAGCAGGGCCTCAGGCTCGTCCCTCCTGCTCAGCCAGTCCCGTTCTGGAGCACGCAGTAACGAGCATGTGCCCCCAGGAGTCCTTGAGGGAGCAGCAGGAGGGGCGTGGGTTGGGGCACCAGGGCAGGTCTTCACTCCTGTGGGGACCAGCGTATGGGATCACAGGGCTGGAACAGCCCCGGCCTTACAGCCCCTGTCCCCCAGCTGCTGGTCTGGAATCACTCGAGCCTGAGTCCTGTGCAGCAGTACACAGAGCACCTGGCGGCCGTGAAGGCCATCGCCTGGTCCCCGCACCAGCACGGCCTGTTGGCCTCGGGGGGCGGCACGGCCGACCGCTGCATCCGCTTCTGGAACACGCTGACGGGGCAGCCACTGCAGTGCATTGACACAGGTTCCCAAGTGTGCAACCTGGCCTGGTCCAAGCACGCCAACGAGCTGGTGAGCACGGGCGGCCCGGCCTCAGGATGTGCGTCCCGCTGGCCCCTTGCCATGTGACAGTGGCTGGTGGGGAGATGGGTCGGAGTTGCTCTGAAGGGAGGTGGGCGAAGGAGGCGGGGTGTGGAGGCAGGGAGCTCTGCGGGGTGGGGCAGG encodes:
- the FZR1 gene encoding fizzy-related protein homolog isoform X2, with the protein product MDQDYERRLLRQIVIQNENTMPRVTEMRRTLTPASSPVSSPSKHGDRFIPSRAGANWSVNFHRINENEKSPSQNRKAKDATSDNGKDGLAYSALLKNELLGAGIEKVQDPQTEDRRLQPSTPEKKGLFTYSLSTKRSSPDDGNDVSPYSLSPVSNKSQKLLRSPRKPTRKISKIPFKVLDAPELQDDFYLNLVDWSSLNVLSVGLGTCVYLWSACTSQVTRLCDLSVEGDSVTSVGWSERGNLVAVGTHKGFVQIWDAAAGKKLSMLEGHTARVGALAWNADQLSSGSRDRMILQRDIRTPPLQSERRLQGHRQEVCGLKWSTDHQLLASGGNDNKLLVWNHSSLSPVQQYTEHLAAVKAIAWSPHQHGLLASGGGTADRCIRFWNTLTGQPLQCIDTGSQVCNLAWSKHANELVSTHGYSQNQILVWKYPSLTQVAKLTGHSYRVLYLAMSPDGEAIVTGAGDETLRFWNVFSKTRSTKESVSVLNLFTRIR
- the FZR1 gene encoding fizzy-related protein homolog isoform X1, yielding MDQDYERRLLRQIVIQNENTMPRVTEMRRTLTPASSPVSSPSKHGDRFIPSRAGANWSVNFHRINENEKSPSQNRKAKDATSDNGKDGLAYSALLKNELLGAGIEKVQDPQTEDRRLQPSTPEKKGLFTYSLSTKRSSPDDGNDVSPYSLSPVSNKSQKLLRSPRKPTRKISKIPFKVLDAPELQDDFYLNLVDWSSLNVLSVGLGTCVYLWSACTSQVTRLCDLSVEGDSVTSVGWSERGNLVAVGTHKGFVQIWDAAAGKKLSMLEGHTARVGALAWNADQLSSGSRDRMILQRDIRTPPLQSERRLQGHRQEVCGLKWSTDHQLLASGGNDNKLLVWNHSSLSPVQQYTEHLAAVKAIAWSPHQHGLLASGGGTADRCIRFWNTLTGQPLQCIDTGSQVCNLAWSKHANELVSTHGYSQNQILVWKYPSLTQVAKLTGHSYRVLYLAMSPDGEAIVTGAGDETLRFWNVFSKTRSTKVKWESVSVLNLFTRIR